One Streptomyces sp. NBC_00223 genomic window carries:
- a CDS encoding helix-turn-helix domain-containing protein → MTRTRPRTRPRTLHQEPGAVTWAREKAGLTKRALAQEIGISEVLMGEIESGWRSATPANLARIAAALNCPLVVLERARATATAQHPTTADLPDPGAETMTAPTTAEQAQAPAGTWTLTTTNGYTATGHLPDWAEDDPTETGVPLDRLSAQLADITHRAPFDGLCVQAVHGAGPAEPNEILSGTIECVPYADHPEPNIPVVNLRIIDDHWITSLNPTQLAHLATALRTHADHLDHHVAPALTAARDDWTAHHPPRSNE, encoded by the coding sequence GCACCAGGAACCCGGGGCCGTCACCTGGGCCCGTGAGAAGGCCGGACTGACCAAACGCGCCCTGGCCCAGGAGATCGGGATCTCCGAAGTGCTCATGGGCGAGATCGAATCCGGCTGGCGCAGCGCCACCCCCGCCAACCTCGCCAGAATCGCCGCAGCTCTCAACTGCCCCCTGGTCGTCCTCGAACGCGCACGCGCAACCGCCACGGCACAGCACCCGACCACCGCGGACCTTCCCGACCCCGGAGCCGAAACCATGACTGCGCCGACCACCGCCGAGCAGGCTCAGGCCCCCGCCGGGACCTGGACCCTCACCACGACCAACGGCTACACCGCCACCGGTCACCTGCCCGACTGGGCCGAGGACGACCCCACCGAGACCGGCGTACCGCTCGACCGGCTCTCCGCGCAGCTCGCCGACATCACCCACCGCGCCCCCTTCGACGGCCTCTGCGTCCAGGCCGTCCACGGCGCCGGCCCCGCCGAACCCAACGAAATCCTCAGCGGCACCATCGAATGCGTCCCCTACGCCGACCACCCCGAACCCAACATCCCCGTCGTCAACCTCCGCATCATCGACGACCACTGGATCACCAGCCTCAACCCCACCCAACTCGCCCACCTCGCCACCGCGTTACGCACCCACGCCGACCACCTCGACCACCACGTCGCTCCCGCCCTCACCGCCGCCCGCGACGACTGGACCGCTCACCACCCGCCGCGAAGCAACGAGTAA
- a CDS encoding DUF6879 family protein → MRELHAPALPAGQGERLTSAEYRSDFRERNTAIRNGDSWKLERLQHFEEQGIPSRDALSRGDWQEALRLFEGREEDLREAARDADRRGSAFHRVRVVEEPLTPYVQWELHSLRQRAACGHRIRVLPVAAVVAAESVGMLPELTILDERTLYRVLYTDAGVPDGAIRHTDPAVVGPWAAYLRELYAAGEDVESYFDRVVAHLPPPVLSRAE, encoded by the coding sequence ATGCGTGAACTCCATGCCCCCGCCCTGCCCGCCGGGCAGGGGGAACGGCTCACCAGCGCCGAGTACAGAAGCGACTTCCGGGAGCGCAACACGGCGATCCGTAACGGCGATTCGTGGAAGCTGGAGCGGCTCCAGCACTTCGAGGAACAGGGCATTCCCAGCCGGGACGCGCTGAGCCGGGGTGACTGGCAGGAAGCTCTCCGACTGTTCGAGGGCCGGGAAGAGGACCTGCGGGAAGCCGCTCGTGATGCTGACCGCCGCGGCTCGGCGTTCCACCGTGTGCGTGTGGTCGAGGAGCCGCTGACGCCGTATGTCCAGTGGGAGTTGCACTCTCTCCGACAGCGCGCGGCCTGCGGCCACCGGATTCGCGTCCTGCCCGTGGCAGCGGTTGTCGCCGCGGAGTCGGTGGGCATGCTGCCGGAGCTGACGATCCTGGATGAACGGACCCTCTACCGCGTGCTGTACACCGACGCCGGGGTGCCGGACGGCGCCATCCGCCACACCGATCCCGCTGTCGTCGGCCCATGGGCGGCGTATCTGAGGGAGTTGTACGCGGCCGGTGAGGACGTGGAGTCGTATTTCGACCGCGTGGTGGCCCACCTCCCGCCGCCGGTGTTGAGCAGAGCTGAGTGA
- a CDS encoding DUF4132 domain-containing protein: MTETMYDVMTVQRLAAQDDMDALAKRLAKAVYTGRGMRDQLVAQQVDVAAALTAGQRLRLVTAWADRYGSKREKQGVSDTLLLLSAIVGRGLDGDPLADARSARLASLTGRQTYSPWHSVGLDLLAEAEVAAGRPLAPEVVAVFRRTATMYTHDSGLRTLAKKLTEPPLNPGELWADTATAEATAQGESWLRLLGHAARATAAKPTVAWDKQARALIDAIGPEPVRAAVTSWLTLVGRPRTVPLERAEFESDINQLYDPYNANVLRGLVWTLSLLPSHRDTARALGALVETSLRKVAGTGPRNPKVANAAVVALGRADGEPALAELARLATRVTFKGTLKQIDAALEARAAALGLTREEIEELAVPSYGLTGVGRRPHEHGELAVHAGKAVLTWRNAAGKEVKGVPAAVKRDHPEEVAELKAAAKDIDRMLSAQAERLDRQFLARRSWPYAAWRERYLDHPLVGTLARRLLWLVDGRPCGWADGELRTLTDDPVPAGQTVTLWHPVGREPAEVVAWRDWLERHGITQPFKQAHREVYLLTDAERATATYSNRFAAHVLRQHQFHSLAAVRGWRNKLRLMVDDTCPPATRELPQWGLRAEFWIEGAGDAYEVDTTDSGSYLRLVTDQVRFYPIDAPENFAHASGGGYGQGWSDAPAADPLPLEEIPALVLSEVLRDVDLFVGVASIGNDPTWQDGGPEGRFRTYWHSYGFGELSQSAESRRDLLTRLVPRLAIADRCTVEGRFLHVRGERHTYKIHLGSGNILMSPNDSYLCIVPKAAGQDPGQLGGYLPFEGDRTLAVVLSKAMMLADDTKITDPTILSQL, encoded by the coding sequence ATGACCGAGACGATGTACGACGTGATGACGGTTCAGCGCCTGGCCGCCCAGGACGACATGGACGCCTTGGCCAAGCGGCTGGCCAAGGCCGTGTACACCGGTCGCGGGATGCGCGATCAGCTGGTCGCCCAGCAGGTCGACGTGGCCGCGGCCCTGACCGCCGGCCAGCGGCTGCGGCTGGTGACCGCGTGGGCCGACCGGTACGGCTCGAAGCGCGAAAAGCAGGGCGTGAGCGACACGTTGCTGCTGCTCTCCGCGATCGTCGGGCGCGGACTCGACGGGGACCCGCTGGCCGACGCCCGGTCGGCCCGGCTCGCCTCCCTGACCGGGCGGCAGACGTACTCCCCGTGGCACTCGGTCGGCCTGGACCTCCTCGCCGAGGCCGAGGTGGCCGCCGGCCGCCCCCTGGCCCCCGAGGTCGTCGCGGTCTTCCGCCGCACCGCCACCATGTACACCCACGACAGCGGTCTGCGGACCCTGGCGAAGAAGCTCACCGAACCGCCGCTCAACCCGGGGGAGTTGTGGGCCGACACCGCGACGGCCGAGGCGACCGCCCAAGGTGAGTCCTGGCTGCGGCTGCTGGGCCACGCCGCGCGGGCCACCGCCGCCAAGCCCACCGTCGCCTGGGACAAGCAGGCCCGCGCGCTGATCGACGCGATCGGCCCGGAGCCCGTACGCGCCGCCGTGACATCCTGGCTCACCCTGGTCGGCCGCCCCCGCACCGTCCCGCTCGAACGCGCCGAGTTCGAGTCGGACATCAACCAGCTCTACGACCCGTACAACGCCAATGTGCTGCGCGGCCTGGTCTGGACGCTGTCCCTGCTCCCGTCGCACCGCGACACCGCCCGTGCGCTCGGCGCCCTGGTCGAGACCTCACTGCGCAAGGTCGCCGGGACCGGCCCGCGCAACCCGAAGGTCGCCAACGCCGCGGTGGTGGCGCTCGGCCGGGCCGACGGAGAGCCCGCCCTCGCCGAACTGGCCAGGCTCGCCACCCGGGTCACCTTCAAGGGCACCCTCAAGCAGATCGACGCCGCCTTGGAGGCCCGGGCGGCGGCCCTCGGCCTGACCCGCGAGGAGATCGAGGAACTGGCCGTGCCCTCCTACGGGCTGACCGGGGTGGGCCGCCGCCCGCACGAGCACGGCGAGCTGGCCGTACACGCCGGCAAGGCCGTACTGACCTGGCGCAACGCGGCGGGCAAGGAGGTCAAGGGGGTGCCCGCGGCCGTCAAGCGGGACCACCCGGAGGAGGTCGCCGAGCTCAAGGCCGCCGCCAAGGACATCGACAGAATGCTCAGCGCCCAGGCCGAGCGCCTGGACCGGCAGTTCCTCGCCCGCCGCAGCTGGCCGTACGCCGCCTGGCGCGAGCGCTATCTCGACCACCCGCTGGTCGGCACCCTCGCCCGGCGGCTGCTGTGGCTCGTGGACGGGCGGCCCTGCGGCTGGGCCGACGGCGAGCTGCGCACTCTCACCGACGACCCTGTGCCCGCCGGGCAGACCGTCACCCTGTGGCACCCGGTGGGCCGCGAACCCGCCGAGGTCGTCGCCTGGCGGGACTGGCTGGAGCGGCACGGCATCACCCAGCCGTTCAAGCAGGCCCACCGCGAGGTGTATCTGCTCACCGACGCCGAGCGCGCCACCGCCACGTACTCCAACCGGTTCGCCGCGCATGTGCTGCGCCAGCACCAGTTCCACTCGCTGGCCGCCGTCCGCGGCTGGCGGAACAAGCTCCGGCTGATGGTGGACGACACCTGCCCGCCCGCGACCCGCGAACTGCCGCAGTGGGGGCTGCGCGCCGAGTTCTGGATCGAGGGCGCGGGCGATGCGTACGAGGTCGACACCACCGACTCGGGCAGCTATCTGCGGCTGGTCACCGACCAGGTGCGGTTCTATCCGATCGACGCGCCGGAGAACTTCGCGCACGCCTCGGGCGGCGGCTACGGGCAGGGCTGGAGCGACGCCCCGGCCGCCGACCCGCTGCCGCTGGAGGAGATACCCGCGCTGGTGCTCAGCGAAGTCCTGCGCGACGTCGACCTGTTCGTCGGGGTGGCCAGTATCGGCAACGACCCGACCTGGCAGGACGGCGGCCCCGAGGGCCGGTTCCGCACCTACTGGCACAGCTACGGCTTCGGCGAGCTCTCGCAGAGCGCCGAGAGCCGCCGCGACCTGCTCACCCGCCTGGTGCCCCGGCTGGCGATAGCCGACCGCTGCACCGTCGAGGGGCGTTTCCTGCATGTGCGCGGCGAGCGGCACACGTACAAGATCCACCTCGGCTCCGGGAACATCCTGATGTCCCCGAACGACTCCTATCTGTGCATCGTCCCCAAGGCGGCGGGCCAGGACCCGGGCCAACTCGGCGGCTATCTGCCCTTCGAGGGCGACCGCACGCTCGCGGTCGTGCTCAGCAAGGCGATGATGCTCGCCGACGACACGAAGATCACCGACCCCACGATCCTCAGCCAGCTGTAA
- a CDS encoding DUF4253 domain-containing protein: MPVERLPDGLPSGRLLPGSTPGLWVSDEPVVAPSRLWARLQEQQRATGWLPLLMAWPCADGAGHCPAEIAAVDVEETLHESWSSYQQNRWLRPPHPAVDEFRPGESADLADLAALLADPGPPFTRWPGLAAPAAPHPGPSPDAVARAAVGQMLHYFTTRFIGHIALVRAERSADLPALAGWEADVPVLELSALLRSWEDRFGARVIGFEGSSVFVSVASPPLSSAHAAHVALEHVLTGAANLNDGTFPFPDYAEALRGERLWSFWWD; this comes from the coding sequence ATGCCCGTGGAGCGTCTTCCCGACGGCCTGCCTTCCGGTCGGCTGCTGCCCGGTTCGACACCGGGGCTGTGGGTGAGCGACGAGCCGGTCGTGGCGCCCAGCCGGCTGTGGGCCAGGCTCCAGGAGCAGCAGCGCGCGACGGGCTGGCTGCCGCTGCTCATGGCGTGGCCGTGCGCGGACGGCGCCGGGCACTGCCCCGCCGAGATCGCCGCCGTGGACGTCGAGGAGACGCTGCACGAGTCGTGGTCGTCGTATCAGCAGAACCGGTGGCTGCGGCCGCCGCACCCGGCGGTCGACGAGTTCCGTCCGGGCGAGTCGGCCGATCTCGCCGACCTGGCGGCGCTGCTGGCCGACCCGGGGCCGCCGTTCACCCGCTGGCCGGGGCTGGCCGCGCCCGCCGCGCCGCACCCGGGTCCGTCGCCGGACGCGGTGGCGCGGGCCGCGGTGGGCCAGATGCTGCACTACTTCACCACCCGTTTCATCGGACACATCGCGCTCGTGCGCGCCGAGCGGTCGGCCGATCTGCCCGCGCTCGCGGGGTGGGAGGCGGATGTGCCCGTCCTGGAGCTGTCGGCGCTGCTGCGGTCGTGGGAGGACCGGTTCGGCGCGCGGGTGATCGGCTTCGAGGGCTCGTCGGTGTTCGTCTCGGTGGCCTCGCCGCCGCTGAGTTCGGCGCACGCGGCGCATGTGGCGCTGGAGCACGTGCTGACGGGCGCGGCGAACCTCAACGACGGAACGTTTCCCTTCCCCGACTACGCGGAGGCGCTGCGCGGGGAGCGGCTGTGGTCCTTCTGGTGGGACTGA
- a CDS encoding succinate dehydrogenase iron-sulfur subunit, giving the protein MSTPTLDSHSAALDAAENGAEHLITVVLRIRRFNPEVAAEAQWVDYQLPIDPKERVLDALHKVKWEIDGSLTFRRSCAHGICGSDAMRINGKNRLACKTLVKDINPEKPITIEPIKGLTVLKDLVVDMDPFFQAYRDVMPFLITKGNEPTRERLQSAADRERFDDTTKCILCAACTSSCPVFWNDGQYFGPAAIVNAHRFIFDSRDEGGEQRLEILNEKNGVWRCRTTFNCTDACPRGIEVTKAIAEVKRALVTRRF; this is encoded by the coding sequence ATGAGCACCCCGACGCTCGACAGCCATTCGGCCGCGCTGGACGCCGCCGAGAACGGCGCGGAGCACCTGATCACCGTCGTCCTGCGGATCCGCCGGTTCAACCCGGAGGTCGCCGCCGAGGCGCAGTGGGTGGACTACCAGCTCCCGATCGACCCGAAGGAGCGCGTCCTGGACGCGCTGCACAAGGTCAAGTGGGAGATCGACGGTTCGCTGACCTTCCGGCGCAGCTGCGCGCACGGCATCTGCGGCTCGGACGCGATGCGGATCAACGGCAAGAACCGGCTGGCCTGCAAGACCCTGGTCAAGGACATCAACCCGGAGAAGCCGATCACGATCGAGCCCATCAAGGGCCTGACCGTGCTCAAGGATCTCGTGGTCGACATGGACCCGTTCTTCCAGGCGTACCGGGACGTGATGCCGTTCCTGATCACCAAGGGCAACGAGCCGACGCGCGAGCGGTTGCAGTCCGCGGCCGACCGTGAGCGGTTCGACGACACCACCAAGTGCATTCTGTGCGCCGCGTGCACGTCGTCCTGCCCGGTGTTCTGGAACGACGGCCAGTACTTCGGGCCGGCCGCGATCGTCAACGCGCACCGCTTCATCTTCGACTCGCGCGACGAGGGCGGTGAGCAGCGGCTGGAGATCCTGAACGAGAAGAACGGGGTGTGGCGCTGCCGCACCACCTTCAACTGCACGGACGCGTGCCCGCGCGGTATCGAGGTCACCAAGGCGATCGCGGAGGTCAAGCGGGCGCTGGTCACCCGGCGCTTCTGA
- a CDS encoding RNA polymerase sigma factor — MVQVYEGAGPEVDLESAVSAAQGGDETAFRVVYRAVQPQLLQYVRSLVGPADAEDVASEAWLQIARDLPHFRGGEGSIRGWAARIARNRALDHIRARSRRPVSGAGLDELAQLPDRSDTAGEALDAVATDRALAAIATLPREQAEAVLLRVVMGLDSTSAARVLGKRAGSVRMATHRGLRRLAELLENSGVDGHEADVTFSTSKAL, encoded by the coding sequence ATGGTGCAGGTGTACGAGGGGGCGGGGCCTGAGGTGGATCTGGAGTCCGCAGTGAGTGCGGCGCAGGGCGGTGACGAGACCGCCTTCCGGGTCGTGTACCGCGCTGTGCAGCCGCAGTTGCTGCAGTACGTCCGCAGTCTGGTCGGCCCGGCCGACGCGGAGGACGTGGCGTCCGAGGCATGGCTGCAGATCGCCCGTGATCTTCCTCACTTCCGCGGCGGCGAGGGCTCGATCCGCGGCTGGGCCGCCCGGATCGCCCGCAACCGCGCGCTCGACCACATCCGCGCCCGCAGCCGCCGCCCGGTCTCCGGTGCCGGGCTCGACGAACTCGCGCAGTTGCCCGACCGGTCCGACACCGCGGGCGAGGCGCTGGACGCCGTCGCCACCGACCGGGCGCTCGCGGCCATCGCGACCCTGCCGCGCGAGCAGGCCGAGGCCGTGCTGCTGCGGGTCGTCATGGGTCTGGACTCCACCAGCGCCGCCCGGGTGCTGGGCAAGCGGGCCGGTTCGGTGCGGATGGCCACGCACCGGGGTCTGCGGCGGCTGGCCGAACTCCTGGAGAACAGCGGTGTCGACGGGCACGAGGCCGATGTGACGTTCTCCACGTCCAAGGCGCTGTGA
- a CDS encoding 2-oxo-4-hydroxy-4-carboxy-5-ureidoimidazoline decarboxylase — translation MSSDTPPEGLRELNRAPSVAAEAALRGCCGSHRWARRVAAHRPYPTVDALLAAADEAAYDLTSGDLAEALAGETTTPLPDRGGLTVHTALRAAYAAYEAKFGHSFLIALDVSDPAAALDQTLASLRERLGHDEDEETVVTAEQLRRIWRARLLRLAGAAGSPDRAGSITPGLPRGTEPTSRRYDGRGRWTVPGRA, via the coding sequence CTGTCCAGCGACACCCCGCCCGAGGGGCTGCGCGAGCTCAACCGGGCTCCGTCCGTGGCCGCCGAGGCGGCCCTGCGCGGCTGCTGCGGCTCGCACCGCTGGGCCCGCCGGGTGGCCGCGCACCGGCCGTACCCGACGGTGGACGCGCTGCTCGCCGCGGCCGACGAGGCGGCGTACGACCTGACGTCCGGCGACCTCGCCGAGGCGCTGGCCGGTGAGACCACCACGCCGCTGCCCGACCGCGGCGGTCTGACCGTGCACACCGCGCTGCGCGCCGCGTACGCCGCTTACGAAGCGAAGTTCGGCCACTCCTTCCTGATCGCGCTCGACGTGTCCGACCCGGCCGCCGCGCTCGACCAGACGCTGGCCAGCCTGCGCGAGCGGCTGGGCCACGACGAGGACGAGGAAACCGTGGTCACGGCCGAGCAGCTGCGCCGGATCTGGCGGGCCCGGCTGCTGCGGCTGGCCGGAGCCGCCGGTTCACCCGACCGTGCGGGATCGATCACACCTGGCCTACCCCGCGGTACTGAGCCGACATCGCGTCGCTACGATGGCCGGGGCCGGTGGACCGTACCCGGCCGGGCGTGA
- a CDS encoding succinate dehydrogenase hydrophobic membrane anchor subunit, with amino-acid sequence MATEVTPEDDVQLTGSSAAISPSNPAPVIEPPRTRTSRTPRSTRTNFELYGWLFMRLSGVVLVVLVLGHLLIQLVLDGGVTKVGFAFVAGRWASPFWQYWDLAMLWLAMLHGGNGLRTVVNDYAEQANTRFWLKTLLFTAVAFTIVLGSLVIFTFDPNIR; translated from the coding sequence ATGGCCACTGAAGTCACCCCCGAAGACGATGTGCAGCTGACCGGATCGAGCGCCGCGATCAGCCCGTCCAACCCGGCGCCCGTCATCGAGCCGCCGCGCACCCGCACCAGCCGCACCCCCCGCTCCACCCGGACCAACTTCGAGCTGTACGGCTGGCTGTTCATGCGGCTGTCCGGCGTGGTGCTGGTCGTACTGGTGCTGGGCCATCTGCTGATCCAGCTCGTGCTCGACGGCGGTGTCACCAAGGTCGGCTTCGCGTTCGTCGCCGGCCGCTGGGCGTCCCCGTTCTGGCAGTACTGGGACCTGGCCATGCTGTGGCTGGCGATGCTGCACGGCGGCAACGGTCTGCGGACCGTCGTCAACGACTACGCCGAGCAGGCGAACACCCGCTTCTGGCTCAAGACGCTGCTGTTCACAGCGGTGGCGTTCACCATCGTGCTGGGCTCGCTGGTGATCTTCACCTTCGACCCGAACATCCGTTAA
- the sdhA gene encoding succinate dehydrogenase flavoprotein subunit, with protein MQIHTYDTVIVGAGGAGMRAAIEATKRSRTAVLTKLYPTRSHTGAAQGGMAAALANVEEDNWEWHTFDTIKGGDYLVDQDAAEILAKEAIDAVLDLERMGLPFNRTPEGRIDQRRFGGHTRNHGEAAVRRSCYAADRTGHMILQTLYQNCVKEGVEFFNEFYVLDQLLTEVDGVKRSAGVVAYELATGEIHVFQAKAVIYASGGTGKFFKVTSNAHTLTGDGQAAVYRRGLPLEDMEFFQFHPTGIWRMGILLTEGARGEGGILRNKDGERFMEKYAPVMKDLASRDVVSRAIYTEIREGRGCGPEGDHVYLDLTHLPPEQLDAKLPDITEFARTYLGIEPYTDPIPIQPTAHYAMGGIPTNVQGEVLLDNTTVVPGLYAAGEVACVSVHGANRLGTNSLLDINVFGRRSGIAAARYADANDHVPLPEDPAAQVVAQVERLRASTGNERVHDIRRELQECMDANVMVFRTEQTIKTAVEKIGELRERYLDVAIQDKGKRFNTDLLEAVELGNLLDLAEVMAVSALARKESRGGHYREDYPTRDDVNFMRHTMAYREVDANGTESIRLDYKPVVQTRYQPMERKY; from the coding sequence ATGCAGATCCACACATACGACACCGTCATCGTCGGGGCGGGCGGCGCCGGGATGCGCGCGGCCATCGAGGCCACCAAGCGCAGCCGCACCGCCGTCCTGACCAAGCTCTACCCCACCCGCTCCCACACCGGCGCCGCCCAGGGCGGCATGGCCGCCGCCCTGGCGAACGTCGAGGAGGACAACTGGGAGTGGCACACCTTCGACACGATCAAGGGCGGCGACTACCTGGTCGACCAGGACGCCGCCGAGATCCTGGCGAAGGAGGCCATCGACGCGGTCCTCGACCTGGAGCGGATGGGCCTGCCGTTCAACCGGACGCCCGAGGGCCGGATCGACCAGCGCCGGTTCGGCGGTCACACCCGCAACCACGGTGAGGCCGCGGTACGCCGCTCCTGTTACGCCGCCGACCGCACCGGTCACATGATCCTCCAGACGCTCTATCAGAACTGCGTCAAGGAGGGTGTGGAGTTCTTCAACGAGTTCTACGTCCTGGACCAGCTGCTCACCGAGGTCGACGGCGTGAAGCGCTCGGCCGGCGTGGTGGCGTACGAGCTGGCCACCGGCGAGATCCATGTCTTCCAGGCGAAGGCCGTGATCTACGCCTCCGGCGGCACCGGCAAGTTCTTCAAGGTGACCTCCAACGCGCACACCCTGACCGGTGACGGCCAGGCCGCGGTGTACCGGCGCGGACTGCCGCTGGAGGACATGGAGTTCTTCCAGTTCCACCCGACGGGCATCTGGCGGATGGGCATCCTGCTGACGGAGGGCGCCCGCGGTGAGGGCGGCATCCTCCGCAACAAGGACGGCGAGCGCTTCATGGAGAAGTACGCGCCCGTCATGAAGGACCTCGCCTCGCGTGACGTCGTCTCCCGGGCGATCTACACCGAGATCCGCGAGGGCCGCGGCTGCGGTCCCGAGGGCGACCATGTCTACCTCGACCTCACCCACCTGCCGCCGGAGCAGCTCGACGCGAAGCTCCCGGACATCACCGAGTTCGCGCGGACCTACCTGGGCATCGAGCCGTACACCGACCCGATCCCGATCCAGCCGACCGCGCACTACGCCATGGGCGGCATCCCCACCAATGTGCAGGGCGAGGTGCTGCTCGACAACACCACGGTCGTGCCCGGGCTCTACGCCGCCGGTGAGGTCGCCTGTGTGTCCGTGCACGGCGCGAACCGGCTCGGCACCAACTCGCTGCTTGACATCAATGTCTTCGGCCGCCGCTCCGGCATCGCGGCCGCGCGGTACGCCGACGCCAACGACCACGTCCCGCTGCCGGAGGACCCGGCCGCGCAGGTCGTCGCCCAGGTCGAGCGGCTGCGCGCGTCCACCGGCAACGAGCGGGTCCACGACATCCGCCGTGAGCTTCAGGAGTGCATGGACGCCAATGTGATGGTGTTCCGCACCGAGCAGACCATCAAGACCGCGGTCGAGAAGATCGGCGAGCTGCGCGAGCGCTACCTCGACGTCGCCATTCAGGACAAGGGCAAGCGGTTCAACACCGACCTGCTGGAGGCCGTCGAGCTGGGCAACCTGCTCGACCTGGCCGAGGTGATGGCCGTGTCCGCCCTGGCGCGCAAGGAGTCCCGCGGCGGTCACTACCGCGAGGACTACCCCACCCGCGACGACGTCAACTTCATGCGGCACACAATGGCGTACCGCGAAGTGGACGCGAACGGCACCGAGTCGATCCGCCTCGACTACAAGCCGGTCGTGCAGACCCGCTACCAGCCGATGGAGCGTAAGTACTGA
- the sdhC gene encoding succinate dehydrogenase, cytochrome b556 subunit, with amino-acid sequence MPAGTLYRGREGMWSWVAHRVTGVLIFFFLFVHVLDTALVRVSPEDYDKVVATYKTPIVSLLEYGLVAAILFHALNGLRIIAVDYWTQGARYQKQMFWWVMGLWILLMVGAIYPVLGHAARVLFGS; translated from the coding sequence GTGCCGGCTGGAACGCTTTACCGCGGCCGGGAAGGCATGTGGTCCTGGGTGGCTCATCGAGTCACCGGTGTCCTCATCTTCTTCTTCCTGTTCGTGCATGTCCTCGACACCGCCCTGGTGCGGGTCTCACCCGAGGACTACGACAAGGTCGTCGCGACCTACAAGACCCCGATCGTCAGCCTGCTCGAATACGGCCTGGTGGCCGCGATCCTCTTCCACGCGCTGAACGGTCTGCGGATCATCGCCGTCGACTACTGGACCCAGGGCGCCCGTTACCAGAAGCAGATGTTCTGGTGGGTGATGGGCCTGTGGATCCTGCTGATGGTCGGCGCGATCTACCCGGTCCTCGGCCACGCCGCACGAGTCCTGTTCGGGAGCTGA